A window of ANME-2 cluster archaeon genomic DNA:
TGATATTTCAATAAATTTCAATTCCGGGACCACATCTCCTGCTACCTGGAGCACTACATCGACCGACACCAATGTGACCGTTCAGGGAAGCAATGTGATCGTTCATATCAATTATCTGGATGCAGGTAGTTCTGTGCTTGTCAATTATAGTCTGTCTTCAGCATCAAGACCTATCATTTTCTCAGAATCCTATACTTCAAATATGATCATGGTAAATGATTCAACCAATGCAACCCTGACATTGACCCGCAATACCACTGCAGATATTACCGGCATTACATTGATCAAAACCGCAGCCAACATAAACAGCAACGGTGCATATGATTTCAATTTCTCAAATGACAATCCCGATCTGGGTTCATCGGTTATAACCAACAACAATGCCACCATCACGTGGACCATTGCAGAATTGAACAGCTCAAATCCGAACGCCACGTTATATTTTACCATCAGTGAAAGCGATCCTGATGCACATAACAGTTCCACGCCCCAATCATCCCAGGAATTCGATGTAGGAAATGCAAGTCTCGCATTTACCATTTCCAATACCACCATTTCAGGAAGCGGGATAACATTGAACGAGGATCCGACAGCCACAACGCTTGGTTTCAGGATCAACCTGCAGAAGAACCAGCTCGGTACCAGTGAGAACGGGACCGGAGGAGATGATTGGGGATTCACTCCTGAAATACTGAATATTGATACTGAAAATATTAATTACACTATTTCATTGGTCACTGTGTATGTCACCAATGATACAAACCTGAACCTGAGTGCGGCATTCGACAGCCAGACGTATACTCCCGGTGAAATATCGAATTCAGTGAACAATCCCTGGAGTGCATCGGAATGGAAGATTTATGATTTCCCTGATCCGGTACCAGTGGGCTGGATAGATGTTGATCTTTCGGCGAACCTTACCGGTGCCGGCGGTCAGATCAGCAAGTTGTATCTTACCACTAACGATTCATATGTACTGCGGGAAAAAATCTTTGTGATCAACGGCTACCTGATCGAGGTACGTAAGATAATTACCAAGAATGCCACCGCTGATTACTATGACATCTCGCTGTGGATACATAACAAAGGTAACCTGAAGACCCCACCAACGGTCATTGTCTATGATATCATCCCGACCAACTTTACCAGTGTATATTGGGGTACGGCATATGACGGCAGCCAGGCAGTGGTCACACCCATCCAGGGCATGGCATACTGGTGGAATGTCAGCACCCTGGAAGCGGACGGTATCCCGGGCAATCAGACCTACATTAACTATACGATCAATGGTGTGGGCATATACCATATGACCGATCTGTTCATTGTTGGTATTGATCCTACCTACTCTCTGACCATGCAGTGCACGCCATTGCTGTCCATCTCAAACAAGCTGGTGATGGGCGCTAACATAGAACCCCTGCTTTGTATCATAACAATTTGTGTGCTGCTATTTGGCTATATGTGTAAAAGAAAAAACGGTAAGGGGAGTTAAATAACTCCCACATTTTTTGTTTGAATTTACCAGGAACCTGATTTCTCAGCTGATCACTCTTCCCTGCCAATCCTGAAAAATAAAAAAAATGAATGAAGCTCCCTACAGCAGAGCTGTTGGGTATAACGATTAAGATCACCACATACAGGACAATGTGGGTTCTTTCGAAACTTAATTTCATCAAAGGTCATGTGAAGTGCGTCACAATAAATCTATGAAATCAATTTAATTTTTGTGTCAATAAAATTAGACAGCCACGTGTTAACATTCTCATCCGACAAGTCATTAAACTCATCCGCACAAGCTGTCCCAAAACCAATTTGCATTATACAAATAAACTTGATGCCAGATTAGTGACAACCTTCTTGAATCAATTCGCGGGTATCCGCGTCATTCGCGAGATTTGTGTTCCATATCCTAATTTTTCTCTCAACCGATGACGGGTAAGCGCACAATTTATACTTCTGATTGCTATATGCGTAGAATGCAAAACCCCATCGATCATCACCAAAATATCGAAGTCGACATAGATGGACAAGAATATTTTGTCCTGGAATGGTTTTAGATGGACCTGTGGGACGGGAAATAAGGCGTACATGAGATTAATAAGAACATTTACGTTATTTCCCGATAATTTTAGGTTGATGCAGTCTCAACCTGCAAATCTTGAAGAGAAGACCAAACGGTATATGGTTATGCTGGAAGGGGCACTGAAAGACGTCAAGACTTCAGCAGGAGAAGGGTCATATCTCAAGAAGATAGCTGATGATTATCTTGAGATGGCCAGGTCTTATTACAATGACGGTGTCCATTTCATAAAGAGTGAAGATCAGGTCAATGCCCTGGTATGTTTCAGTTATGGTCATGCATGGCTGGATGCCGGCGTACGATTGGGAGTATTTACAGTAAAAAATCCCGAATTGTTTGCCATTTAGGATTTCAAAGATAAAACATTGCAAAACAGATGATAAAAGTTGAAAGAATATGTGAGGATTGATTGTTGTATGTTGATGAATTACAAGGTAATATTAGAAGCAGCCTGGTTGGTAAAAGACATTGAAACAGTTGATGATGCAATGGGAGTGGCCATTGCAGAGGCAGGAAAACGCTTGAATCCACAGCTGGAATTTATTGAAATAAATATTGGCACCACGTATTGTCCTGCCTGTGATGAACCATTTGATAGTGTGTTCATCACAGCCAACACCGCACTTGTGGGACTGATGCTTGAGATGCGTGTATTCGATGCCGAGAATGAGGAACACGCTGCCAGGATAGCGAAATCTGTTATAGGCAAAGTAATGAAAAATATTCCACTCAATGTGATAGAGGTCACTGAACTGGAATATTCTGATGAAGATGAGTAAGATAAGGGGTATTTCTCTTGGACAAAACCATTTCTATAATAGGGCACACCGCATATGACCACCTCTTCGATGTAACACGGTTTGCACCGCCCAACTCGTCAATGCCCATAAATAATTACCACATTTACTTTGGCGGTGGTGCAGCAAATATTGCAGCAGGAATAGCCACCCTTGGAGGAAAAAGCCAGCTGGTCTCGCCTGTAGGTTGTGATTTTGAAGGGTCTGATTACCAGCGGCACCTGGAACGACTGGGTGTGGATATCAGTCTGTTGTACAACATCAGGGACAAAAAAACGGCTTCAGCATTCATATTTACTGATGAAGACCATGATCAGGTAACCTATTTCTACTGGGGGGCATCAAATGATTTCCCAAAACTTGAACCGCCCCGCCTGGAATTCGTACACCTGGCTACTGCCGATCCTGTGTTCAATTCAAAGGCTGCCAGGCTCGCTGACTTTGTCTCATTTGATCCTGGACAGGACCTGGTAGTGTATTCCAGGGAATGCCTTGATATCATACTGGAACATACTAATATCCTGTTCAC
This region includes:
- a CDS encoding DUF357 domain-containing protein, yielding MQSQPANLEEKTKRYMVMLEGALKDVKTSAGEGSYLKKIADDYLEMARSYYNDGVHFIKSEDQVNALVCFSYGHAWLDAGVRLGVFTVKNPELFAI
- a CDS encoding carbohydrate kinase family protein produces the protein MDKTISIIGHTAYDHLFDVTRFAPPNSSMPINNYHIYFGGGAANIAAGIATLGGKSQLVSPVGCDFEGSDYQRHLERLGVDISLLYNIRDKKTASAFIFTDEDHDQVTYFYWGASNDFPKLEPPRLEFVHLATADPVFNSKAARLADFVSFDPGQDLVVYSRECLDIILEHTNILFTNRHEIERLARMTGRSREDLEADIGLVVVTLDKGGSEIYTDGKRMFIPAVQVDAVDPTGAGDAYRVGFLVAYTRGFSLDVCGRVGSATASFVVEKVGCQTNLPTWEQMRERFNDYYKEFEL
- a CDS encoding DUF555 domain-containing protein, which produces MMNYKVILEAAWLVKDIETVDDAMGVAIAEAGKRLNPQLEFIEINIGTTYCPACDEPFDSVFITANTALVGLMLEMRVFDAENEEHAARIAKSVIGKVMKNIPLNVIEVTELEYSDEDE